A stretch of Geotrypetes seraphini chromosome 2, aGeoSer1.1, whole genome shotgun sequence DNA encodes these proteins:
- the LOC117354561 gene encoding oocyte zinc finger protein XlCOF6-like — protein sequence MPTGASAQMLVKFEDIAVSFSQEEWEYLNEGQKALYREVMKENYQILTSLGTGTLTVTPEIISHVERGEELNIKDEPRAEEREMGESSCSGHLITNERKREKTQGEDPIEIEQIQRQSKNGCENISQRTERINIKGCKQESKKERDPAGDSMDGVTKCERNDGELSNIPEDQMYLAERPFQINNSDKVTSEFHYDEKKGKESTSIVYNKSIGFIRPKYNKSFPLFSELQKHTKNHNNGKPFTSTDCNKSFTRLSHLKRHKMIHTGDKPFTSIEWNKSFTQFSHLKSHTVIHTGYKPFTCFECNKSFTQHSHLKTHRMIHTGDKPFTCIECNKSFTRFSHLKIHTMIHTGDRPFPCTECNKSFTQLAHLKRHKMIHTGEKPFTCNECNKSFTRFSYLKSHIMNHTGDKPFPCNECNKSFTQLSHLKRHKTIHTGDKPFTCSECSKSFTRFSHLKSHTKIHKECNTFICTECNKSFTQLSHLKRHKTIHAGDKSFICTVCNKSFTRFSHLKSHTVIHKEYNPFICTQCNKIFTCLANLKRHQKRHMGDKQFPLTGCSKSFTQFSNLKFQRRIHTGDKPYTCSECNKSFTQPSRLKIHQRIHMDHKLFKCTECNKSFSQLSNLKYHKMIHTGYKPFTCTECNKSFVQHSRLKCHKLIHTGYKPFTCIECNKSFLELSRLKRHTMIHTGDKPFTCMECNKSFTRLSHLERHKIIHTGDKPFTCTECNKGFTQPSHLKRHKMVHTGEKPFMCTECNKRFVRLSSLKVHKKIHITEYDTFAINRLGLPAL from the exons GAACGGGCACCCTGACTGTCACCCCTGAGATTATATCCCACGTTGAACGAGGGGAAGAGCTGAACATCAAGGATGAACCGAGagcagaggaaagagaaatggggGAAAGCAGCTGCTCGG GTCATCTGATCACAAacgaaaggaagagagaaaagactCAAGGAGAGGATCctatagaaatagaacaaatccAAAGACAATCAAAAAATGGCTGTGAGAATATTTCCCAGAGAACCGAGAGGATTAACATAAAGGGGTGTAAGCAAGaatcaaagaaagagagagaccctGCAGGAGACTCAATGGACGGAGTCACTAAGTGTGAGAGAAATGATGGGGAGCTCAGTAACATCCCTGAAGACCAGATGTACCTAGCAGAGAGACCCTTCCAAATTAATAATAGTGATAAAGTGACTTCTGAATTCCACTATGATgagaagaaagggaaagaatCTACAAGTATTGTTTACAATAAGAGCATCGGTTTTATTCGTCCTAAATACAATAAGAGCTTCCCCTTGTTTTCAGAACTCCAAAAGCATACAAAAAATCACAACAATGGGAAACCATTTACATCGACTGattgtaataaaagtttcactcggctttcacatctaaaaagacacaaaatgatccacacaggagacaaaccatttacaagTATCGAATGGAATAAGAGCTTCACTCAgttttcacatctaaaaagtcacaCAGTGATCCACACAggatacaaaccatttacatgtttcGAATGTAATAAGAGCTTCACTCAGCATTCACATCTAAAAACGCACagaatgatccacacaggagacaaaccatttacatgtatcgaatgtaataaaagcttcactcggttttcacatctaaaaattcacacaatgatccacacaggagacagaCCATTTCCAtgcactgagtgtaataaaagcttcactcagcttgcacatctaaaaagacacaaaatgatccacacaggagagaaaccatttacatgtaatgagtgtaataaaagcttcactcgatTTTCATATCTAAAAAGTCACATAATGaaccacacaggagacaaaccatttccATGTaatgagtgtaataaaagtttcactcaACTTTCGCATTTAAAAAGACATAAAacgatccacacaggagacaaaccatttacatgttctgagtgtagtaaaagcttcactcgattttcacatctaaaaagtcacaCAAAGATCCACAAAGAATGCAACACATTTATATGCACTGAGTGTAATAagagcttcactcagctttcacatctaaaaagacacaaaacgaTCCACGCAGGAGACAAATCATTTATATGTActgtgtgtaataaaagctttactcggttttcacatctaaaaagtcacaCAGTGATCCACAAAGAATACAACCCATTTATATGTACTCAGTGTAATAAAATCTTCACTTGTCTTGCAAATCTAAAACGTCACCAAAAGAGACACATGGGAGACAAACAATTTCCACTTACTGGGTGTAGTAAAAGCTTCACCCAGTTTTCAAATCTAAAATTTCAGCGAAGGATTCACACAGGAGATAAACCATATACctgtagtgagtgtaataaaagcttcacccAGCCTTCAAGACTAAAAATTCATCAAAGGATTCACATGGATCACAAACTATTtaaatgtactgagtgtaataaaagcttttctcagctttcaaatctaaaatatcacaaaatgatccacacaggatacAAACCCtttacatgtactgaatgtaataaaagtttTGTTCAGCATTCACGTCTAAAATGTCACAAACTGATCCATACAGGATACAAACCCTTTACATGtattgaatgtaataaaagcttccttGAGCTTTCACGTCTGAAAAGACACacaatgatccacacaggagacaaaccatttacatgtatggagtgtaataaaagctttactcgGCTTTCACATCTAGAAAGACACAAAAtaatccacacaggagacaaaccatttacatgtactgaatgtaataagGGTTTCACTCAGccttcacatctaaaaagacacaaaatggtCCACACAGGTGAGAAACCCTTTATGTGTACTGAGTGTAACAAAAGATTTGTTCGGCTTTCATCTCTAAAAGTTCACAAAAAGATTCACATCACAGAATACGATACTTTCGCTATTAATCGACTTGGCCTTCCTGCACTGTAA